From Variimorphobacter saccharofermentans, one genomic window encodes:
- a CDS encoding ABC transporter permease, which produces MHDIKAKRIDALLIILRIIVALIVISIFLPFFNPAKISDLVNKNISFFTSGFSFSTLAGGFKRALQKKWVTEAALRTLNTSSLVACTSIVIAGICGCLSLGEIKFKKLCTMVIFISSTIASISLIGIFDTYNSFTLSTNLKKVEPSIPFALPALLVMLIICAILSLIIYLLLGKTPKEARFEMKQKYYLFLLFLPFIILCFIFAYLPLWGWRYGLFNYKPGRELNKDTFVGFKWFAYLFQNPASRKDIVRVMKNTLGMSGLGIATSWFSMAFAIFLSEIKAKRYRKVVQTITTIPNFISWVLVYAFGFALLATDGLVNRVLINLGIIDNGINFLMDGNHIWIKMLLWGIWKGLGWGAIIYLAAISGIDQQLYEAATVDGAGRFKRMWYITVPGLLPTYFVLLMLSIAGILNNGMEQYYVFKNAANKSTIEVLDLYVYTLGLGTGGTANIALATVVGMMKSIISVVLLFFANGLSKLIRKESII; this is translated from the coding sequence ATGCATGATATAAAAGCAAAAAGAATCGATGCATTACTGATTATCTTAAGAATTATTGTTGCTCTTATAGTTATAAGTATCTTTTTACCTTTCTTTAACCCTGCCAAAATAAGCGATTTAGTGAATAAAAATATTTCCTTTTTTACATCGGGCTTTTCGTTCTCTACTTTAGCAGGTGGGTTTAAACGTGCATTGCAGAAGAAATGGGTAACTGAAGCAGCTCTCAGAACCCTCAATACATCTTCACTGGTTGCATGTACCAGTATCGTGATAGCAGGTATTTGCGGATGCCTTTCCTTAGGAGAAATCAAATTTAAAAAACTATGTACGATGGTTATTTTTATATCTAGTACAATCGCCAGTATTTCTTTAATTGGTATATTTGATACTTATAATTCGTTCACATTAAGCACAAATCTAAAAAAAGTTGAGCCAAGCATCCCCTTTGCACTTCCGGCGCTTCTTGTAATGTTAATCATTTGTGCCATTCTTTCGTTAATTATCTATTTGCTTCTTGGTAAGACACCTAAAGAAGCAAGATTTGAAATGAAGCAGAAATATTATCTGTTTTTATTATTTCTTCCATTTATTATTTTATGTTTTATCTTTGCCTATTTACCTCTGTGGGGATGGAGATACGGTTTATTCAATTATAAGCCCGGTCGGGAATTAAATAAGGATACCTTTGTCGGGTTTAAATGGTTTGCCTATCTTTTTCAGAATCCTGCCTCCAGAAAGGATATTGTCAGAGTAATGAAGAATACTCTGGGAATGAGTGGATTGGGAATTGCAACCTCCTGGTTTTCTATGGCATTTGCTATTTTCCTTTCCGAGATTAAGGCAAAAAGATATCGTAAGGTAGTTCAGACTATTACAACTATTCCGAACTTTATTAGTTGGGTTTTAGTGTACGCCTTTGGATTTGCGCTTTTAGCAACGGATGGATTAGTGAATCGTGTCCTTATAAATCTTGGAATCATTGACAACGGCATTAATTTTTTAATGGATGGAAATCATATTTGGATTAAGATGCTCTTATGGGGAATCTGGAAAGGCCTTGGATGGGGAGCAATCATTTATCTTGCAGCAATTAGCGGAATTGATCAGCAGCTGTATGAGGCAGCAACAGTGGACGGGGCCGGTCGTTTCAAAAGAATGTGGTATATCACGGTTCCCGGCTTACTTCCTACATATTTTGTACTTTTAATGCTATCCATCGCCGGTATCTTAAACAACGGTATGGAGCAGTATTATGTATTTAAGAATGCAGCGAATAAGTCCACCATCGAAGTACTGGATTTATATGTATATACCTTAGGTCTTGGTACCGGAGGAACTGCCAATATCGCTCTCGCTACAGTAGTAGGAATGATGAAATCCATCATCAGCGTAGTTCTTCTTTTCTTTGCAAACGGCCTGTCGAAGCTAATACGTAAGGAAAGTATAATCTAA